A genome region from Octopus sinensis linkage group LG26, ASM634580v1, whole genome shotgun sequence includes the following:
- the LOC118768007 gene encoding uncharacterized protein LOC118768007, with translation MKNNPSEGKTDKRKIFIVEGLEQDEKLHKHFAERNPDWDVSFILGSLTKLKEKIASIAPNEFSYFDIIVLCDEEGNHITNESLKTILARIEKELLPKFPPSIITFLIIVDGNDDNGYVFHSDTKPVSFGDAQIPKPVFRIVKKNIFEDYIEAFFRHDEMFNIFIAKKFDLENNFMKNNPSEGKTDKRKIFIVEGLEQDEKLHKHFAERNPDWDVSFILGSLTKLKEKIASIAPNEFSYFDIIVLCDEEGNHITNESLKTILARLEKELLPKFPPSIITFLIIVDGNDDSGYVFHSDTKPVSFGDVQIPKPVFRIVKKNIFDDYIEAFFRHDEMFNIFIAKKFDLESNFMKNNPSEGKTDKRKIFIVEGLEQDEKLHKHFAERNPDWDVSFILGSLTKLKEKIASIAPNEFSYFDIIVLCDEEGNHITNESLKTILARIEKELLPKFPPSIITFLIIVDGNDDNGYVFHSDTKPVSFGDAQIPKPVFRIVKKNIFEDYTEAFFRHDEMFNIFIAKKFDLESNFMKNNPSEGKTDKRKIFIVEGLEQDEKLHKHFAERNPDWHVSFILGSLTKLKEKIASIALNEFSYFDIIVLCDDEGNHITNESLKTILARLEKELLPKFPPSIITFLIIVDGNDDNGYAFHSDTKPVSFGDAQIPKPVFRIVKKNIFEDYIEAFFRHDEMFNIFIAKKFDLENNFLKNNPSEGKTDKRKIFIVEGLEQDEKLHKHFAERNPDWDVSFILGSLTKLKEKIASIAPNEFSYFDIIVLCDEEGNHITNESLKTILARIEKELLPKFPPSIITFLIIIDGNDDNGYVFHSDTKPVSFGDAQIPKPVFRIVKKNIFEDYTETFFRHDEMFNIFIAKKFDLESNFLKNNPSEGKTDKRKIFIVEGLEQNEILHEHFSRDIPDWDVSFILNQKSLMEQIASIPINEFSFFDIIVVCDEDSNEITNESLRTMLSNYPTSIITFLITVNEMDDNKTESQPEINNDTEAVIALLKREFFPEFWDSFIKSLEMFNVFIRKADTRKHLRLQVHGREKLS, from the coding sequence atgaaaaataatccATCGGAAGGAAAAacagataaaaggaaaatatttattgtgGAAGGTCTGGAACAAGACGAAaaattacacaaacattttgcAGAAAGAAATCCAGACTGGGATGTGTCTTTTATTTTAGGCTCTCTAACCAAATTAAAGGAGAAAATTGCTTCCATAGCTCCAAATGAATTcagttattttgatattattgttttatgcGATGAAGAGGGTAACCATATTACTAATGAAAGTCTGAAAACAATTTTGGCTCGTATTGAAAAAGAACTCTTACCAAAGTTTCCACCAAGCATCATCACTTTTTTGATTATTGTTGATGGGAATGATGATAACGGTTATGTTTTTCATTCCGACACAAAACCTGTGAGTTTTGGTGATGCTCAGATTCCCAAACCCGTCTTCAGAAtagtgaaaaagaatatttttgaagaCTACATAGAAGCTTTCTTCAGACATGATGAAATGTTCAATATCTTCATTGCTAAAAAATTCGATTTGGAaaacaattttatgaaaaataatccATCGGAAGGAAAAacagataaaaggaaaatatttattgtgGAAGGTTTGGAACAAGACGAAaaattacacaaacattttgcAGAAAGAAATCCAGACTGGGATGTGTCTTTTATTTTAGGCTCTCTAACCAAATTAAAGGAGAAAATTGCTTCCATAGCTCCAAATGAATTcagttattttgatattattgttttatgcGATGAAGAGGGTAACCATATTACTAATGAAAGTCTGAAAACAATTTTGGCTCGTCTTGAAAAAGAACTCTTACCAAAGTTTCCACCAAGCATCATCACTTTTTTGATTATTGTTGATGGGAATGATGATAGTGGTTATGTTTTTCATTCCGACACAAAACCTGTGAGTTTTGGTGATGTTCAGATTCCCAAACCCGTCTTCAGAAtagtgaaaaagaatatttttgatgACTACATAGAAGCTTTCTTCAGACATGATGAAATGTTCAATATCTTCATTGCTAAAAAATTCGATTTGGAAagcaattttatgaaaaataatccATCGGAAGGAAAAacagataaaaggaaaatatttattgtgGAAGGTCTGGAACAAGACGAAaaattacacaaacattttgcAGAAAGAAATCCAGACTGGGATGTGTCTTTTATTTTAGGCTCTCTAACCAAATTAAAGGAGAAAATTGCTTCCATAGCTCCAAATGAATTcagttattttgatattattgttttatgcGATGAAGAGGGTAACCATATTACTAATGAAAGTCTGAAAACAATTTTGGCTCGTATTGAAAAAGAACTCTTACCAAAGTTTCCACCAAGCATCATCACTTTTTTGATTATTGTTGATGGGAATGATGATAACGGTTATGTTTTTCATTCCGACACAAAACCTGTGAGTTTTGGTGATGCTCAGATTCCCAAACCCGTCTTCAGAAtagtgaaaaagaatatttttgaagaCTACACAGAAGCTTTCTTCAGACACGATGAAATGTTCAATATCTTCATTGCTAAAAAATTCGATTTGGAAagcaattttatgaaaaataatccATCGGAAGGAAAAacagataaaaggaaaatatttattgtgGAAGGTCTGGAACAAGACGAAaaattacacaaacattttgcAGAAAGAAATCCAGACTGGCATGTGTCTTTTATTTTAGGCTCTCTAACCAAATTAAAGGAGAAAATTGCTTCCATAGCTCTAAATGAATTcagttattttgatattattgttttatgcGATGATGAGGGTAACCATATTACTAATGAAAGTCTGAAAACAATTTTGGCTCGTCTTGAAAAAGAACTCTTACCAAAGTTTCCACCAAGCATCATCACTTTTTTGATTATTGTTGATGGGAATGATGATAACGGTTATGCTTTTCATTCCGACACAAAACCTGTGAGTTTTGGTGATGCTCAGATTCCCAAACCCGTCTTCAGAAtagtgaaaaagaatatttttgaagaCTACATAGAAGCTTTCTTCAGACACGATGAAATGTTCAATATCTTCATTGCTAAAAAATTCGATTTGGAAAacaattttctgaaaaataatcCATCGGAAGGAAAAacagataaaaggaaaatatttattgtgGAAGGTCTGGAACAAGACGAAaaattacacaaacattttgcAGAAAGAAATCCAGACTGGGATGTGTCTTTTATTTTAGGCTCTCTAACCAAATTAAAGGAGAAAATTGCTTCCATAGCTCCAAATGAATTcagttattttgatattattgttttatgcGATGAAGAGGGTAACCATATTACTAATGAAAGTCTGAAAACAATTTTGGCTCGTATTGAAAAAGAACTCTTACCAAAGTTTCCACCAAGCATCATCACTTTTTTGATTATTATTGATGGGAATGATGATAACGGTTATGTTTTTCATTCTGACACAAAACCTGTGAGTTTTGGTGATGCTCAGATTCCCAAACCCGTCTTCAGAAtagtgaaaaagaatatttttgaagaCTACACAGAAACTTTCTTCAGACATGATGAAATGTTCAATATCTTCATTGCTAAAAAATTCGATTTGGAAagtaattttctgaaaaataatcCATCGGAAGGAAAAacagataaaaggaaaatatttattgtgGAAGGTCTGGAACAAAACGAAATATTGCACGAACATTTTTCAAGAGATATTCCAGACTGGGATGTATCATTTATCTTAAACCAAAAGTCGTTAATGGAACAAATTGCTTCCATACCTATTAATGAATTTAgtttttttgatattattgttgtatgtGATGAAGACTCTAATGAGATTACTAATGAAAGTCTGAGAACAATGCTATCCAATTATCCAACAAGCATCATCACATTTTTGATAACTGTTAATGAGATGGATGATAACAAAACTGAATCTCAGCCTGAGATTAACAATGATACTGAGGCTGTGATTGCATTATTGAAAAGGGAGTTTTTCCCTGAATTCTGGGATTCTTTCATTAAAAGTCTGGAAATGTTCAATGTTTTCATTCGAAAAGCTGATACAAGAAAACACctcagattacaagttcatggAAGAGAAAAGCTTTCGTGA
- the LOC118768009 gene encoding uncharacterized protein LOC118768009 isoform X1 yields the protein MEVYVRLRPQIIQNLTQIDDVLDYLQSDGHITTRNYETIKSQNTESNSIRKMLEILQKRNCLPETFIKILSETGNESLKKQFQEYFTKMGREVDQEKPKPQARDKRKIFILEGMDTDEKLRECFSRSNPNWEVSFIFGSITKLKEEIASLPENKFSYFDIIVVCDEDYKYITNKSLKTILPRIEKELLPKFPPSISTFLIIVDVNDDNGYVFHSDTKPVSFGDAQIRKPVFRILKTKFLHGFIETFFRHEEMFNIFIAKKFDLENNFMKNNPSEGKTDKRKIFIVEGMEQNEKLHEHFSRDIPDWDVSFIFSHESLMEQIASIPLNEFSFFDIIVVCDEDSNEITNESLRTMLSKYPTSIITFLITVNEMDDNKTESQPEINNDTEGVIALLKREFFPEFWDSFIKSKEMFNVFIRKADTRKHLRIQVHGREKLL from the exons ATGGAGGTTTACGTGAGACTTCGGCCACAAATTATCCAGAATCTCACTCAAATCGATGATGTTCTGGATTATTTACAGTCTGATGGTCATATCACAACTAGAAATTACGAAACTATAAAATCACAAAATACAGAAAGCAACAGCATTCGGAAAATGTTGGAGattttacaaaaaagaaattgtttaccTGAAACGTTCATCAAGATTCTTTCCGAAACAGGAAACGAATCTTTAAAGAAACAATTCCAAGAATACTTTACGAAAATGGGAAGAGAAGTTGACCAAGAAAAACCAAAGCCACAAGCAAGagacaaaaggaaaatatttattctgGAAGGTATGGACACAGACGAAAAATTACGTGAATGTTTTTCAAGAAGTAATCCAAACTGGGAAGTGTCTTTTATTTTTGGTTCTATAACCAAATTAAAGGAGGAAATTGCTTCCTTACCAGAGAATAAGTTCAGTTATTTTGATATAATTGTTGTATGTGATGAAGACtataaatatattactaataaaagtctgaaaacaattttgcctcgTATTGAAAAAGAACTCTTACCAAAGTTTCCACCGAGCATCAGCACTTTTTTGATTATTGTTGATgtgaatgatgataatggttatgTTTTTCATTCCGACACAAAACCTGTGAGTTTTGGTGATGCTCAGATTCGCAAACCAGTCTTTAGAATATTGAAAACAAAGTTCTTGCATGGATT CATAGAAACTTTCTTCAGACACGAGGAAATGTTCAATATCTTCATTGCTAAAAAATTCGATTTGGAaaacaattttatgaaaaataatccATCGGAAGGAAAAacagataaaaggaaaatatttattgtgGAAGGTATGGAACAAAACGAAAAATTGCACGAACATTTTTCAAGAGATATTCCAGACTGGGatgtgtcttttatttttagCCATGAGTCGTTAATGGAACAAATTGCTTCCATACCTCTGAATGAATTTAgtttttttgatattattgttgtatgtGATGAAGACTCTAATGAGATTACTAATGAAAGTCTGAGAACAATGCTATCCAAATATCCAACAAGCATCATCACATTTTTGATAACTGTTAATGAGATGGATGATAACAAAACTGAATCTCAGCCTGAGATTAACAATGATACTGAGGGTGTGATTGCATTATTGAAAAGGGAGTTTTTCCCTGAATTCTGGGATTCTTTCATTAAAAGTAAGGAAATGTTCAATGTTTTCATTCGAAAAGCTGATACAAGAAAACACCTAAGAATACAAGTTCATGGAAGAGAAAAACTTTTGTGA